aaatcaatcattgtcattttttcaatccatttttttctgtgtttttagtccaaaaatcattttgtaaaatctaaaaatatatacaaaaaagctcaaataaacattgttctagatctattaaaaaacggaatattcagggcttttaatccagttattttaatccatttattaaaaaaaatagaaatattccatctaaaatggtccggcccacatgaaaccgagttgacgttaacgcggcccgcaaagtctgacacccttgatctagactTTGGGagtttaaatttaaaagaaGAGTAATTACGTGTTAATTTATTTCCagagattaaaaaatatttttgaaaaatagttttttactttttaaaatatcatgttattgttaaataatgtccaaaaatgtgcatttttctcGTCAATTTACAAGAACCATGCCACCACACCCTTTTAAAACAAAGTCAATTAATGTGCATTTCTCAAATAAAGAATATTTAAATGAAGTTATTGACTTCTGTTTAtcaaatattattataatttcaaAACTACAACAAGAATTTCTtgattgaatgaaaaataagaaatgaaaaaaatgtaacattatattttttaaatcatgaactTAAAGAATATGTACCGTtataaaattaataaacatTTGGAAGAAAGATAACTGCTTAATTTTCAGCAAACAactcaatatttttaaaaattcaaataaacaacagtcggcgtccaatctatttggacttgGATGGGCCCCCGCCCAATCCACATCTGTCACCGGCATACcccattaattttaattttcgcACTGCATATTTTGGCATCGCACGAAATCCGCCCACTTCCGAAAATTGAGCAAAGCGCGCCGCCCTCTCGGTTTCGCCTGGACGTGGCGCTAAAAACCGACCCCCGCCCTGGTTTGAGCGGACGCCGCACACCGCGAGGAATGTGAAAAAACGCTGAGGAATGCGAGAAATGCAGCTAGCCGACTTTCACGTGTGTGCCACGTGCCACACCTCCCCGGCCGGCCCGCATTTGGCGTTATTCTTTACGTGGAGGCCAACGGAGTCGAGTAAACGGTGAATGAATGTCAGTGAGTGGTCGCGGGTGGGGGAGTTGGGGCGACGGGGATGACCTGAAAACCACACGGCTACGACGGCCTTCCGTCTTGGTCGGGATATTAATAACAAATAGGCCGTAAACGGTTATTTTTAATCGCCTGACCACGACAGTTTATGCTACTTTGACAGTACACGGTGGGATATCGTCACAAATAGTATTTTAAACGGCTACCCGACAGCCCGTTGTCACCATCCTAACATTTTCACCCTGATATTTATCCTCCCCCAAAAATACTTCATCATATTTTCAATACCATGCAAGAATTGAATTTTAATTTCGATGCTAAACGCCCATTTGTGTGACATTCAATCGATATTTTGCTGCCAATTCATGAGTTTATCACCCATAGAAAagattattcttatttttttagccTTGGAAATGCTAATTTTGACTAATTTTGACGTCCGTCCGTTCAAAACGCCCATTTGTGTGACGTTTAACCGATATTTTGCTCCCAATTCATGAGTTTATCGCCCATAGAAAagattattcttatttttttagccTTGGAAATGCTAATTTTGACTAATTGTGACGTCCGTCCGTTCAAAACGCCCATTTGTGTGACGGTTAATCGATATTTTGCAGCCAATTCATGAGTTTATCGCCCATAGAAAagattattcttattttttagcCTGGGAAATGCTAATTCAGACAAATTTCACGTCCATCCGTTCAaggtgggagggttggcagcggaTAAATATCAAtacatttgcaaataaatataGTACGTATGAATAAATTCACTATAATTCTTATCCAAGCCATAGTCGTTTTCCTGGTGAAACTACTTTTGTTGCATTCGATTTACTAGCTTAACCATTGATATTTTTAACGAGcttaatagacgtccaatccatatgaAGTGGGAATGAATGTTAACGTCTAGTACCGTCAATGGCCCCTAAAGATGTGAAAGCAAAAATGTGGTTTATGACCACCGAAAGTAGGGCAAAGTATCATTTACAAGCAATTCgcgataacaaatgaataaaaggcaGCACCGCGTATTGGTATTTTTGCAATCCGATACTCAGCAGGCTAACTCCGGTGTAACGTAAAATTTGGTCACAAGATTAGATCCCAAGCATCGTTCACGTGTTTTCAGGTGCTGTAAATCAAATCACGAGGCCAACCCACTTCTCTTTAGAAGCTAACCATAGTAAGAGACCATTGCGTATTGATTGTAAACACAGTATTTGTTCATTGAAGTACCAATGTAGCTCACTTTAAATAAGATTGCTCATTTACTGATTACATTTTTTAGTGCCGGTTTAAAATACAGGCAGCGGATCAGCATTAAATATGTTGGGGAGGAAAAACTGGGCTCAAGTCAATACAAAATATAAGATTTGTCATTTACGGGGGGGCTTAAAAACAATACTTTGAAGGAAATTGGACCAGAAGTCAAGTTGACATAGGCTCgattaaatgtattaaaaaaacgagGGTTCGGGAAACTGGCTTAAAAATAGGGGCATCGGATCGAGATAATGtatcttggagaaaaaaaagtatcactTCCTGAGGTGCCAcataaaaatagtcaaataggacTTGTTATTTATGGTGACATTTTTACTGGCTCAAAAATGTGGATATTGTTTCAGCATAacgtgttgaaaaaaaattggatctgAAGTTAGTTCAATTCTTGATAAGATACCACAAGGGCTcgttgaatacaaaaaaaatatgagttGTCATTTTGCGGTGACATTAATTTTACTGGTTGAAAATATGGATGTTATCAGCGAAACCTATCTTGAAATAAATCAGATCAGAAGTCAAGTCAGGGCGTACTTTAATACCAAAATTATGATATCTTTTACGGGTCACAACATGTTTCATATATTTCGTTTCGGGATACGAAATTAGAGAAAGAAAAACTCATAACGGAAGACAAGTCATTTCTTGAAGAACTTCGACCAGCGcttaattcaaaaaataaagatttgtcGTTTATGGTGACATTTGCATTATTTTGACTAGTTTAAGTCGATAAAAGTAATGAAAAATCAGCATCGGGACATCGAGACGAGCAAAATATGTCATTGCAAGTACTTTCCAAAGTAGTAGCAACTAGCTTACATTGAAATAAGCTAATTGCTACTACTTTACAATGCTAAACTACTAGCAACCAGACACTTTACATTGTAACGTATACAATGTTACAGTTAGCAATGTAAACTAGTAGCAATGAATAAATACACCACTTTACGAGTTGCGCAAGATGGGGAATTGGAAGAAAATAGTTCGGCTAAGTGGTTAAATAAAGAGGGCGTCGGTATGAAAAGGCGCGCACAATTAACCGCTCACTTTTCAAATTTTCAAGAACCGAACCGAGGCGTACTCGGTCGCTTTTAACGGCACCCTATCAACTCGTCGGCCAGCCACTTTTAACGGGACGATAGCAACTCGGAACCAACAATGGCTCCCACACGTGGCCGCCCCCACGACACTTTTTCACGGACGAGCGAGTTAGCGGGGCTTACCTCCCTGGTGGTGACCTCTTCCTTCTCGGACACTTTGACCTGCAGCCGGTCGTTCTCGAGCTCCAGAGAGCGAACCCGCTCAATGTAGACGGCCAGTCGGTCGTTAAGGTGCTGCAGGTCCTGTTTCTCCTGCAGGCGAGAAATTCGGGTGGGTGAGAGGGGCGTCGTGGAGGCCGACGCCGAAGCCGCCGGCCGGCCAGCTTCGCGACTCGGGGTAACGGTCGCCATGACGGCTCGAgcgctttctttctttcttcttttcggGGGCTTGAACGAGACGCGTTTGTCGGGAGACAATGCGCGCGCGTGTGCCTATTCCTCGTCGAGCGAATTGGGCTTGAGAAAAGCGGTCGGCCGAGCGAAGGGACGGCGAAGGTGGACTCAATGGGCGGCAGGAACGTCACGCGCGGTGTGGCggtgtggcggcggcggcgtcgcgTTCGGAGAGGGTGGCGGCGGAAGGGattccaaaatggccgacgcAGCTGCCACCGCGCGCCAAAAGTGGGGAACGTTTCCGGCCCCGCGCGAGGGATCTTGGGAAATGGCTTTCGGAGCCCTGTTACGTCACGGCTTTCCGTAGATTTCCACAAGACCTCTACGATATTCAAATAATTGGTtgataaaaaggaaaataaaaatgattatgcGTACGAAAACAACAAAtgttacccttgtgaggagaatgAATAATTGACAAATAAGTGTTGTATTGTTTATATAGTTTCTCATAcaaataaattcatgaaaatatgTATAACTGCCTGTGctgactttatttattttttcattttctcaattttttttattttttatttttttatttagctcTCTTTATtcagtattcattcattgtatGTGGTTAGTTATCTTAAGAAATGTCACTTCACCCTCCAATCTAAAGGGGGCGCTGTCCCCCCCAGAAGTCCCCGCGTCTTCCGGGCAAAACCCTCCATTTTGCGGCCTCGCTGAGCCAACATCCCTTCCGGCTTCATCGCCATTACCGACAGAAGGTACGAACTCGCTAGCTATCACCCCAAATGAAACTCGTTCTTAATCTCAGCCATCCGTGTTATAATCCTTTACAAACCGAACGTAAAACATTCCCCCGGCGTGGTATTTCACACACCTTGCATATGGTCTGGAAGACACGTTACATTATTAAATGGAGCGTGTGAACATCGATGCTAATGTATATAGCCCCGCTTTTACAGCACGTACGTTCGCAATGGCATGTGAGGCGTTGTTTAGAAATGACTATTGTACATTTTTAGCAGAGTAACAGGTGTTTCTTCTACACATTTTGTACCCGAAGCAGCTTGTTACCTGCTAATTGACGGGGTGCCAACGCGCACCTACGTACGGCTAACGAGTGGGTCTTAAGCGCTCTAATAAGATAACGCTTTTGTGCTCAATAAATGCAACATTTTCATTACTAAAATGAACATGATATTGGCTAATCGCGATTTTTCGGCTACAATGCTACGTGTAATGCCGAATTCAGATTTCAATCGCGATGAGGGATTAGAAGAACAGTGTATCAGAATGGTCACGGTTTTTAATTGCCCCATGATTAATTGATCTGGTCACCAAGGACCCCCGAAATAAGAATATCCAAAACAATATATACAGTGGGAGCCGCCtcttggtgtagtggttcactcgcctgacttaaGTGCGGGCTGACGTGGGCTCAGTTCCCACTGGTGGCTGTATGGTTGGGTGTGCGgctggtcgtttgtctctgtgctctatgactgactggcgaccagtctagggtgtagtctgtctttcgaggatggacggtatggaagatgaatacagacgctcccctacttacgaacattcgagttacgaacaacggtacatacgaacatgtctgcaaattgcgtttatgtcgaaaaatgttcgtaagttcgattttgtatttttttttccaagtagtgcttctttccgccgctaataccgacgacgcctggcgctgagagctcagctcacccagcatctaccttcttctgcccacttcgttgcaatgcggaagtgcgtgaacgtatctccagtgcgcaaagaacctttttcatttttatcattaaatatctcgtgcatccattattgaatatggttggtgaaaagcgaaaggcttctattgagggaggtgcaaggaagaggcaagccatttcatttgaaatgagtggcaataataacgaagcttgatgcgcgttgcacgggaatacaacttgaatcgttcgaccgtcagtcccaattataaacataaagatcaagcagcaggacccaaatattgaatgttgcaaatcaattgaatgatgccatacagtgctaccgcatcatttatgatgaaaaaaagaaaactaatcgtcattagatagcttctttcggccagtttctagtaaatctctctctctcatgtatgtatacagtactgtatgtattctccattttattaaaaaaaaaatcagtacaaaccaatgcgtgttacttatacaagccttaaacatacaaatgcacttatataaaccttcaatatacttctataggccttaaatataaattataatacaaaatatagcactgagcaacttacaaacaaattcagtttatgaacaattgctcggaacctaactcgttcgtaagtaggggagcgtctgtatatacaggGGGGGAAATCCAATGTAAACAAACATTCAATATCGTCTCTAAAAAGATTTTGCATTTTCTGTGAACATCTATCAACATCTGTGACGAATTTAATCATTGAcgaagattttatttttatatgaaataCTCTGTTTCAAATGTTATCCTTACAAAAAAAGAGTAACATTTTGACGTTGTCGTCTTTTGCAGACATGGCAATCCGCTACCCGATGGCCGTGGGCCTCAACAAAGGCCACCCCGTCACCAAAAACGTCTGCGCCCCCAAACACAGTCGCCGACGCGGGGTAAGTTTTCCGACCGTCCGGCACCTTCTCGGAAGCCAtttcctcactttttttttttcccccacacttTTCCTCGCCCGGCAGCGCCTGACCAAGCACAGCAAGTTTGTGCGCGACATGATCCGCGAGGTGTGCGGCTTCGCTCCCTACGAGAGGCGAGCCATGGAGTTGCTTAAGGTATCCAAGGACAAGAGGGCGCTCAAGTTCATCAAGAAAAGGGTAAGGAAATGCCCCATTCATGTTGTCCCctacccgtagttagctgggataggctccagcaccccccgcgaacttGTAAcgatagttttttttgtttgttttgtgcttCCCCTAACTTTTTGGGCGCGTCTCGCCCTCTTAGATCGGCACCCACATCCGCGCCAAGAGAAAGCGCGAGGAGCTGAGCAACGTGCTGACCGCCATGAGGAAAGCCGCCACCAAGAAGGATTAATTTGACTCACAATAAATCTTTGACTACACTTTTTGGTCTCCTTTAAATGTTTCTCGTAGagattttcaaagtaaaatatttcattaaaaagatCTGACAAATAATAAAACTATTCTTATTGATCTTGTTTTGGCATtataatatttcattaaaaagagCTGACAAATTATAAAACAATTCTTATTGATCTTGTTTTGGCATtataatatttcattaaaaagatctgacaaattataaaacaattcttattgagtgtttttggcaTTATTAACTTtgcatgcattttattttttaatttacaatttAGTACTTGATTCAAATCTTATTCATGAGGAATTCCCTACGACTTAATGTACAGGACATGAACGTAAATTCAGACATCTAGCGGTGTCAATGGCAACTAACAAGTTAAGTTTGGCAGAAGTCCACAGAAATATCGGGCATATTGACGAAAACGATTTGATTTAGCGCTAAAAATATTCCATTATTCACTCGTTTTAAGCAAAATACGCTCCTCTCCTTTTCTTTGCTAGCGGAAGTtcgattccaaaaacatccggCGGTCGGCTAGCCTCTTATTTTCTGGGTTTCGGACTCCGCCCAACGCTTCCGCTGATTTGCTGGCTTTGTTGTCACTCTGCCTATGCTTGAAACGGATTGGTGGATTCCTCGGCTGTGATTTTTGCGGTTCGAAAAGCCCAAATTATGATTTATGTCGGTAAAATTGTCGTTGACACGTGCAGCTAACCTGAAAAGTTGACCTCGGAGCCATTCGGGGTCCTTTTTGTCGTCTCTTTGCCTGTGACTGGGCTCCAGTCACGAACTGGAAGCCTCGCATTTTATTGGCCGTTAGCAAACTAGCTAGCTAGCCGCAATGCTAAAGCGGCGGAATCACTGCTGAAGGACAGCAATGCTAACTCACTACTAAATGGGCAGTGTAGTGCTAATTCTTGATGTTGCTATTTGTCGGGGCCGCGTCACAAGCGACAAACGGGCAATTTCGTCACTTTATTTGTGTTATCGCAGTGTTGTCACCTTAGTGTCATCAAAGTTCGGGGTTTTACACGCTGGGAGGGAATGGACAAGCGGTGGGATGCCCTTTGAAATGTAAAAGAGCGCCAACAGTTGGAGAcatatttggcaaaaaaaaaattctagagcCATTACTAGTATTATTGTTGGGCTTGTTATACAGTATAATACTGTTGGGCTTGC
Above is a genomic segment from Stigmatopora argus isolate UIUO_Sarg chromosome 8, RoL_Sarg_1.0, whole genome shotgun sequence containing:
- the LOC144078402 gene encoding large ribosomal subunit protein eL36, yielding MAIRYPMAVGLNKGHPVTKNVCAPKHSRRRGRLTKHSKFVRDMIREVCGFAPYERRAMELLKVSKDKRALKFIKKRIGTHIRAKRKREELSNVLTAMRKAATKKD